Proteins found in one Rhodobacteraceae bacterium D3-12 genomic segment:
- a CDS encoding ABC transporter ATP-binding protein, with product MIDLENLTVAFGTGQAVREVSLSICAGDRIGIVGESGCGKTMLGLSLIGMTPDAATLSGSMTLDGAEMAGASESIWQELRARRVAMIFQEPMAALNPIKRVGDTVMEPLLIHMGLDRTAARARALALFEEVGIPDPEARLRQFPHEMSGGQRQRVLIALALTCNPGLLIADEPTTALDANVALMITELLTRLARDRNMALVFVSHDLTAVARATEDMLVMYGGDIVERGKTADVLSNPQHPYAQGLLAARPSPENMRETSGRRKRLPTIPGTVPPLADLPEGCRFAGRCPVELPHCATQRPPRVGGAICHRLGDET from the coding sequence ATGATCGACCTAGAAAACCTGACAGTGGCATTCGGAACCGGACAGGCCGTGCGCGAGGTCTCCCTCTCGATCTGCGCTGGTGACCGCATCGGCATCGTCGGGGAATCCGGTTGTGGCAAAACCATGCTCGGCTTGTCCCTGATCGGCATGACCCCCGACGCCGCCACGCTCAGCGGCAGCATGACCCTTGACGGGGCCGAAATGGCCGGCGCGAGTGAGAGCATCTGGCAAGAGCTGCGCGCCCGTCGCGTCGCCATGATCTTCCAAGAGCCGATGGCCGCGCTCAACCCGATCAAACGCGTCGGCGACACCGTCATGGAACCGCTGCTCATCCACATGGGCCTTGACCGCACCGCCGCCCGCGCCCGCGCTCTTGCGCTGTTCGAAGAGGTCGGCATCCCCGACCCCGAAGCCCGCTTGCGCCAATTCCCGCACGAAATGTCCGGCGGCCAGCGCCAGCGCGTGCTGATCGCCCTTGCCCTCACGTGCAACCCCGGCTTGCTGATTGCCGATGAACCGACGACCGCGCTTGATGCCAATGTCGCGCTGATGATCACCGAACTGCTCACCCGCCTCGCCCGCGACCGCAACATGGCGCTGGTGTTTGTCTCGCATGATCTCACCGCCGTTGCCCGCGCGACCGAGGACATGCTGGTCATGTATGGCGGCGATATCGTTGAACGCGGCAAAACCGCCGATGTGCTGTCCAACCCACAACATCCCTATGCCCAAGGGTTGCTTGCGGCCCGGCCCAGCCCGGAAAACATGCGGGAAACCAGCGGTCGGCGCAAACGTCTGCCGACAATTCCGGGCACCGTGCCGCCGCTTGCCGATCTGCCTGAGGGCTGCCGTTTTGCCGGGCGCTGCCCCGTCGAACTGCCCCATTGCGCCACCCAGCGTCCGCCACGTGTCGGCGGCGCAATCTGCCAC